The DNA region TGCATAATGAGGGCCTCTCAATAGACCTAGCTCATTTTTCCTCCAGTGTTCCCCTAAACGTTACTCTCCCACACTTCTGCATGGGAGAGGATGCTGGTCATGCTCCTCTGAAGGgtcctcccctccccaggcttCCAGGTTCTGGAGaggtctctttctcctcttcctgagCCATATTATGTCTGGCCGAGATCATGCTGGACCAGTTCAGCCTCCTACTCCTGCTCTGCAAGTAGGGCAGAGGCCATGTCTGACTTGCGCCTCTCTATGATGGCAGTTCCTGGAGGACCAGCCTTGGCTCTCTCAGGAAAGAAGACCCTGCTATAATGTTCTAGGAGGATAGAGGATGGGGTGGTGTAGCACAGGATGTGCTTTCAAGAACTGGGTAGAACATCTCGCTGCTGCCGGGTTCTTTTCAGTCTGCTGGTGACTTTAAGGGTATCAGAGCCGGGTTGGTATCTCCTTATAGGAAGCAGTTCAAAGGACCAGATGAGAGCTGGGGGAGAGTGACATGTCCAGCCTTGAACGGCTCTTTGCCTGCCTAGTTCCTATCTCAGGCAAGCTCCTGTTTTGCATTCAGCCTGGTTTTTGTGGAACTGTGCTCAGGAACACAGGGCAGGCTGGAGCTCACCTAGGGCCCACTGActgtgcacatgcacatgtgaACCAGAGGCTATGGGGGTGGCTGTGACTGGCCCTGCAGTTGCCACATCATTGTGAACTACCTTTGGTGCCCAGTGAGCAGCAGAGAGGAAAGACCTCTGTTATGGACTTTGCAGGCCCTGGCCATAAACAAGTATATGTGTCGGGGGGCGGAGGCACACGTGTGAGTGTGCCCTCAGACACCCCTACTTTTGTAAGGTGGTATAAGGAGGGTGACAGTAACTCTGCACCGGAAGAACATACTGGTTTCTGTTTCAAAGGGCAGAGTTTGTGGTTGTTGTGCATTTTCTGATGTGGGCATTTCCCCTGGTGGAAGCTGCTCCTTCCATCTGTGGATGTTCCATTTCTGTGTTCTCAGGCTGAGTCTCTATAACCCCATCCTAACCCTCTACTCCTCCCTGTGTCTACCTGAGTATAGTACCTTATTTTTTCACTCCATCCTCATTTCACTGCCCACTCTCAACCTGTGTGTCtgcttttttcatttgttcattctgtAAGTGCTGGAGAGACTCTGCCGGGCCTGGGGGAGATGAGGCACATAGGTCTGTGCAGCACCATGAGGCATGGAGAGGATTACCATGGCAGGGTGGAGCTTCTCAGCTGGGTCTTTGGTGAAAGAGAGTGGAACCTGGCCAGGGAATGGAATGAAATGGGGACAGGAAGCACTGACTATTCTTGCTGTAGGTCTGGTGTAGTTTGGATGGAACAGAGAAGATGTGGAGACAAAAACTCAGGTAATTTCTGAGCTTCTATTATGAAAAGCTTTGAAGACCATATGAGAGCAGGTCTCCTTAGGCTGACAAGGAGAAGTCTGGGGCGTAGAGATGAGTGGGACCTTCAGGGGTCAGAATAAAAAGTTTTATGAAGATTCAAGAGAGTCAGAATGGATGGCCAGTTGGTTAGAACTAAAGGTAGGCCTACCATCAGGAAAGTTAGGGGGCTTTGCTGAGAGGACAGAGTTGGCCCAGATAGAACCAGTACTGTTGTGGCAGGAGATCTGGAGTTAGGGTCAGAAGTGAGACCACTGCTCCAGGTGGGATAGGTGGTGCCTGTTGTGGTTCGAGGGACAGACAGGTCAGGAAAAGAGCCTGGGTGTTGGGGCTGGCCAGGCAGAGCTCCACATCTTTAGGTGAGTCTAGGGTCAGAGCATTTTAAGAGGATCCCAAACTGAGGAAAAGTTCAGTCATCTCTAGAGGTTGCTTAGCCAAGCTGTTTTTGCTTGACCTGATCTTCCTCAAATCTGCCATCCTGGGCTAGAATGTCTGTCCTCTGTCTAGGCTTCCAGGTGGTCCCAGGGCATAGTGTGGATATATAGCCAGGGGTAGCCATCCTGTGCTGTAGAGTGTCTGAGCCTTTCCAGGCCTCAGATCAGAGCCTCTGCCCCTGAGCAAGCTCTGGCTGGTTAAGGAACAGAGTTCCCTCTATGTGCAATGCACAATGCTGGCACTTCTAGCTACAACAGCACTGGCCTTACCAGTATCCTCCTGATGCTCTTGTTTATTACCTCTTTACATGCAGCAGTGGAGAGAGTGGTTGACCCTCTGCCGAGATCATGTAGCTGATGTGAGGTGGAGCCAGGATTCTAGTTCAGCAGTCTTGCCCCAGTGCCTGTGCATGTTTTCTCTACCACCCTACCTTCCAGAGAAACTCAGTTTAAGCCCTTTGCCTTATAGGTGGTAAAACTGAGAAGTTAAATGAGTCCCTTGGCTTAGTTGCTCTGAATCATCATTCAGGTTAGTGGCCAAGGCAGGTCACTTGCCATTCAGGCCTGTATACTTCTCAATCTGTGATGTGTGAGGGCCCTTTGATAAGAAAGTGGTGTCAGGCCAACTGGTGGGCTGGGCCCAGGATATCTGCAGCACTTGGACAGCTGCTGCCTTAGGGGAGACTAGGCCTCTTGCTGGAACTTCTATGGGGATGTCTTTAGGGTGTGGAGCATTTCAGGCACATGCCAGTTTTATGGGCCTGAGACCCATCTGGACCTGTTTAGCCCTACCCTTGAGACTTCATGATTGGTTGTGTGTTTGTGTTCCGGAACAGCCTTGGTCTCCATTGCTTCTTCTGATGTGTAGCTCTTTTCCAGGTCCAAGAGTCCAGGCTATATTTTCTGTAAGGGAGCAAAGAAGGGAGTGGGATACCACACAGCTCCCTGCCCTGATAGCCTTCATTGGCCTCTCACCCCTTAGTAAAGGTCTATTCTTAGATCAACCCAGTTCTCTTTTATTGCCTAGATTGCTTGTGAGTGGTTTTGGCTTGGCCCCCGAGAAACAGTGGGAGCAACTTTCTTTGTGTGGTTGCTCCCTGAAGGAAGGAGTGGGAATGAGTGAGGAAATCAGGCCTCCCTCCTTTTAGTGCAATTCTGGTGGGCTCTAGACTGACCCTGGCCTCTTCACTACCTTCCTAGTTGATATTCGCGAAATCAAGGAGATTCGCCCTGGGAAGACCTCACGGGACTTCGATCGCTATCAAGAGGACCCTGCTTTCCGGCCAGACCAGTCACACTGCTTTGTCATCCTCTATGGAATGGAATTCCGCCTAAAAACCCTGAGCCTGCAAGGTGGGAGTCGAGGGTTTGGAAGGAGGTAGGGATAGGTAAGGGGAATGCTTTCAGCCCTGCCCCCATGAGAAGTATGTGCCTTAATAAGCTCAGCTGTTACCTTTGCTCACAGCCACATCTGAGGATGAAGTGAACATGTGGATCAAGGGCTTAACTTGGCTGATGGAGGACACATTAAAGGCAGCCACACCCCTGCAGATTGAGAGGTAAGAACCAAGATGTAATTAGGACAGGGGACCTTGGGGATAAGGGCAGCAGGGGCAGGGACTCTGTGTGCCCAGACACCATCTGCTCCCCTTTCCCCCTGGGATTGCCCTGGCTGGAGAAGTGACCCTCACCTCAGGTTTCTCTCTCTCCAGGTGGCTCCGAAAACAGTTCTACTCAGTGGATCGGAATCGTGAGGATCGGTAGGTGCTGAGCTGTAACTCATACTCAGTAGCCAGGACAGTAGCCTCTGAGCAGCCACCTGAAGAGCCAGAGGGAACCATCCTGCCTTAAATGGGGTGGGGGATTCTGGCACAAGTCTCCTTCTGCAGAAAGCCCTCTGGCGGTCATGTGCTCTGCCACGGGGCAAAGAATGGACATTCAGACCTGACTCTAGGTGTCATGTAAGTCACCCAGAGGGTCAGGGTGATTGGTAGTACATGAGGGGGGTGCCTTGTAGTTCATGGCTTTCACAGCTGGTATGGCAGCCATATGGGTCAAGAAGAGTTGGGGGAAACAAAGAACAGATGGGATGGTGTGGTGCTGCACCATAGTCAGGCCCTCTGATCATCCCAAGAAATGGGAAACCACAGGAGGTTCTGAAGAGAAGAGTAACGTGCTCTGTCTTAATTTGCTCAGGATCATGTTGATGGCTATGTGGAGGGCTTTTCTGAGTGGCTTCACCCTCTACAAGAAAAAAGGCAGGACTTGGACCTGGGTGGTAAATGGTAGCAAGTGGTTCATTTCAGGCTATCTTCTATTTTGAAGAGAGAGCCAAGAAAGAATTTCCTAACATATTGATTTTGGAGTATGAGAGAAAGTCAAGGATCAGTAGGCTTTTTGACGTGAGCAACTGCAAAAATGGGATTGCCATTGACTGGAGCAGGAAGACCTAAGGAGGAACACATTGTGGGGAGTTCAGGGGTTCACTGCAGGTGTGAGTCTTACAGTGTGTGTAGGATAGAGTGTGGAGTTGGCAGGTGGGTAGAATGAGTTCAGGAGAGAAGTTGGACATACTGACTTGAGTATATTGATGACAGGGAAACTCCTGTGGGTAGGAAGTCATCACCCAAGGGGCAGGTGtagcaagaaaagagaagaggtccAGGGGCTGATCCCAGACCATTCCCACATTAGGGATTGGGGTAGAGTGGCAGTAGTGAGGATAAGAGGAAGCCATGGAGAGGAGGAAGTGGTAACAACTGCAAGTAAACTGTATGCTTAGCAACTTGGTGGGCAGAGCATCATTATTAGTCAGGTGGTAAGAGAGGCTCAAGGACACTAAGGGAGTGTGGGTGACTCTTCCCAGGGGTTTTGCCACAGAGGAGAACAGAGAGCTAGGTGGGATGACAGAACAACAGCTGTTCATATACTGATAGGAAAGAGGGAAAGCGTGGTAATCAGAAGAGAATATCCATTTCCTTCCTGGAAAATGGGGATTTGGGCACATCAACCTCCTGGGTGACTCAGGGTCAGGTGAGGCAGTACTTGTGCACAGCGAGCGCTTGCTCAACAGCAGTTGACCCTTGGTGCAGAACTGAGTCCCCGCAGGGAAATTCAGTGCTTCTTGCCAGGCTATCAGGCCAGAAAAGGAGTGTCCCCTCCCTTCCAACACCACCTTCCAGGAGAGAGCCTCCCTTCTCCATCTTGTCCATCCTGTCTCCAGTCTGCATCCTGGCCTCATTTCCTGGGCAACAGCAATCCTGGAGGGCAGGGACACATGGCTCTCTGAATTCTTCACCCTGCCTGGCCCCTTTCACTTTGGTGCTAacagcctgggggctggggttctgAGGTTTCTGGGTAGATATCAGATGGAGAACCCAATTCTAAGCCAGCTGGACAGCTGGAGGCACAGGCTATAGTAGTCTAGTGAGAAGTGGGCCGGAGATGGTTTTCCTTCCCTCCTATGCCTACCCTGCTTGACTGAGCCTCGTCACCTCTTGCCAGAatcatgagctttttttttttttttttgcatagatgAGGAAACCTAGGCCCAGAGAAAGAAAGGTACATCCCTCACCACTAGGTTCTAATCCAGTCTTGCCATCAGGTTGCCAAGTTCTCCAACTAGAGTTGTTTACTTGACCAGCCCCAGGTGAACTCAGCCATTGGGTCAGAGAGTGTAAGAAACTGGATGAGATCCCTGGGGgcgtgtcttttttttttttttagtatatcagccaaggacctgaagaacATGCTGTCTCAGGTCAATTACCGGGTCCCCAACATGCGCTTCCTCCGAGAGCGGCTGACGGTAAGGGCCTCTGGGGACTCTGGCAGGGTGGGGGAGGCCAGGAGCCCCTCAGCTGTGCCCTAACCAACAGTCATGCTCTGTATTATGCAGGACCTGGAGCAACGCAGTGGGGACATCACCTATGGACAGTTTGCTCAGCTGTACCGCAGCCTCATGTACAACGCCCAGAAGACGGTGCATGAGCCGCCCGTCCTCCCTGCCCTTGTTCTGCTTCtctaccccacccccaaccctgcTTGCTTCAGCCCTGATGCCCTGCTTGGGAGCTTTTGGGTGCCATTGCTCCCTGAGGCCTGCCCCCATCTGTTGTCCCAGCCTCTTCTGAGAGCCCCTTGCCTGTGTGATCTCCCAGGCTCTGTCCCTGACCAGGTTCTGTTTCCTGCAGATGGACCTCCCCTTCTTGGATTCCAGCACCTTGAGGTTTGGTTTGGAGATGGGAGGTGGGGCTCTCCCCTGGGTGATTCTGATACAGGtggggaagtgatgggaggggtgAGCTATGCTGGCTGGGAGTTAGGCTCTGTCCTCCGAAGGGCCCCTGCTATCTGTCCATTATGTAGGCACTAGCCTTTTCTCTGTAGGACTGGGGAGCGGCCAGAGCTCTGCCGAGTGTCCCTTCCTGAGTTCCAGCAGTTCCTCCTTGAGTACCAAGGGGTATGGTTGGGCAAGGGTGTCAtgctggtggaggtggggggaGCATTCACCACTGACTAGAGGCTTGTCTCATGCCTGCTTTCCCCACCACTCAGGAGCTGTGGGCTGTGGACCGCCTCCAGGTGCAGGAGTTCATGCTCAGCTTTCTCCGAGACCCCTTGCGAGAGATCGAGGAGCCATACTTCTTCCTGGATGAGGTGAGCTCCACCTAGGCCCTAGGAACTGGACTCTCCCCCGGGATGCCACCTAATGCCTGCTGGCTCTCTACCCAGTTGAGGCTGAGCACCCTCTTCTGCTTATACCTCCCATCCTGGGTGGCAGCTGGTGCTCACTTTCTCATCCCTTCCACATTTGTTCCTGGACAGTTTGTCACCTTCCTGTTCTCCAAAGAAAACAGCGTGTGGAACTCCCAGCTGGATGCAGTGTCCCCAGACACCATGAACAACCCACTCTCCCACTACTGGATCTCCTCCTCGCACAACACGTGAGTGTGGCTCCTTCTACCCTGCCTAGCCCCTCTAGGGAGGAGGGCCCACTGGACCACACCTGCCTCTCTCTTTGACTGTCCAGGTACCTGACCGGGGACCAGTTCTCCAGCGAGTCCTCCCTGGAAGCCTATGCTCGCTGCCTGCGGATGGGCTGTCGCTGCATCGAGTGTGCGTGgggtccaggggctggggagggaaggtgaGGGTCATGCTCCCTTGACCGTGGTGATATTACTCCTCAGTGGACTGCTGGGATGGCCCAGATGGGATGCCAGTCATTTACCATGGACACACTCTTACCACCAAGATCAAGTTCTCAGATGTCCTACACACCATCAAGGAGCATGCCTTCGTGGCCTCAGAGTGAGTGGGCGTGGGGGTTCCGGGGGTGATCTTGGCTCCAGCTCTCTCACTCCCGGGACCCTTCATGTGCCCTGCCCCATCCCCCCTGCCCTCCATCTTTATTTTACCTCTtggcctctcctctcctgctTCTTGCTTGAGCTGTTGTTTCCCATGTTCTTCTTGTTTCCTGCATTCTTGGCCCACCTTTTTTATAGGTCCTTATGGCCTGTGGAACACCTTCAAATCATCTCGCCCTCAAAAAACATGTCCTTAACCTTGatctctttagtttttgttttgttgtttcggtactggggattgaagagacacttcactactgagctacatccctggccctttttattttttattttgagacagaggtcttactaagttgcttagggcctcactaagttgctaaggcaggtctcaaatttgaaatcctcctgcctcagctttccaagtctttgggattgtaggtgtgcactACCCCATCAGGCATCAGCCTTTATCTCTACAGGCCAGTGTCTCACTAGCTCCTTTTCCTTCATAGTCCAGAGAATTATCTGTGACTCATTCCTTAGTTCCTATTCATTACCTAACTTGTGGTCATTAATCTTTTGTACCTCACTGACCCTCCCAtagctgtatttatttattttttattattttttaaatatctttctttagatggacctttattttattcattcatttttaaaattttattatttttttaacacttgctttttttttaatctttatttttatttatttatgtatggtgctgagaatctaacccaatgccccacacttgccaggcaagtgtgctaccactgagccccagccccagcccttattcattcatttatatgctgtgctgagaactgaacccagggccccacacatgctaggcaatttcTCCACCACTGACTACAACTTCAGCCTCACCGATAGCTGTATTTAGAGGCTGCTTCTACTCTTCCCTGACCTCTTTTTAGTGTAGAATATCTTTTTTGCACTATCTGGCAGCCTCCATAAACCAACCAACTCTGGGGCTTCCTTCTGCAGCACCTGCCCCTCTTGGTTCCCACCCGTTCCACTATACCAGTAGCTGTGGCCACAGCCGCCTCTCTTCTGAGAGAGTGCTAGATTAGGATGCTCCCAGGTCCTTGGCTCCCAGCACCAGGGCTGTGGGTAGGGTGCTCTTTGGAGTGAGCCTTCACCCCACAAAATTGTAGGGTCTGCATCAACTGCACTCATGTCCTGTCCCACAGGTACCCTGTCATTCTGTCTATTGAGGACCACTGCAGCATTGCCCAGCAGAGGAACATGGCTCAGTACTTCAAAAAGGTGCTTGGGGACACACTTCTCACCAAGCCTGTGGACATCACTGCTGATGGGCTCCCCTCACCCAACCAGCTCAAGAGGAAGATCCTTATCAAGGTAGGGGTGGAGGGCTGGTGGGAGGAGGTTCTTGCTTTTGGTCTAGTCCTCCAGTAGGAAGTATAATTAGGACTGGAGCAGGCAATGCCATGACCTGGCATGCTCCATGCAGCACAAGAAGCTGGCCGAGGGCAGTGCCTATGAGGAGGTACCCAGCTCAGTGATGTACTCTGAGAACGACATCAGCAACTCCATCAAGAATGGCATCCTCTACCTGGAGGATCCCATAAACCACGTGAGCTCCccggcagggcagggcagggcagggcatgCTGGCAGGGTGGTGAGAGCCCTGGCTCACAGGCCCTTGTGGTCTGTTCCAGGAGTGGTATCCCCACTACTTCGTTTTGACCAGCAGCAAGATCTACTACTCTGAGGAGACCAGCAGTGACCAAGGCAACGAGGATGAGGAAGAGCCCAAGGAGGTAAGGAGTCAGTCTGGGGCTTGGGGCTGGGCCAGGTCAGGGCTGGGGTCAGAGTTACTGAGTGGCTTTGCTGTTGTCCTCCCCCTCACAGGCCAGTGGTAGCACAGAGCTGCACTCCAATGAGAAGTGGTTCCACGGGAAGCTCGGCGCAGGGCGGGACGGGCGGCACATTGCAGAGCGCCTGCTCACTGAGTACTGCATTGAGACTGGGGCTCCCGATGGCTCCTTCCTAGTGCGCGAGAGTGAGACCTTCGTGGGTGACTACACGCTGTCTTTCTGGTAACCTACTCCTAGTGCATTCATTGCACAAGCTCTATCAGTGATGTATATGTAGCCATGGCACCACCAGAAATGGTCATAGTTTTGACACTTGGAGCCTTTGTTCCAGGCTTCTATGTGGAGTATGATTTCTTCACATGTGCATTATGACTGTACACGTTTTTAATCCCTTTGATGGCCTCCTGTTCCTTACCTGAGCTCCTTTAGAGACTGACCTTCCTCTTTGGGACGTGATGCCTTGCTTGGGGTGGACCTTGTTCTTTGGAGCCCTGATTTGTATCTCATGACTCCCTCCATCCTCTCTTCCCTCAGGCGGAACGGGAAAGTCCAGCACTGCCGAATCCACTCCCGGCAGGACGCTGGGACCCCCAAGTTCTTCTTGACAGACAACCTCGTCTTTGATTCTCTCTATGACCTCATCACACACTATCAGCAAGTGCCCCTGCGCTGCAACGAGTTTGAGATGCGCCTTTCAGAGCCTGTCCCACAGACCAATGCCCACGAGAGCAAAGAGTGAGGGAGAGGACTGGGGCTGGTGGGCAGGACCAGGGGTGGTGCTGGCTGGGGCCTGACTCTGCCTGTCCTCAGGTGGTACCATGCAAGCCTGACCAGAGCACAGGCCGAGCACATGCTGATGCGTGTGCCCCGTGATGGGGCCTTCTTGGTGCGGAAACGGAGTGAGCCCAACTCATATGCCATCTCCTTCCGGTGAGGGGTCAGCCTAGGGATGCTGGAGCGGGTGTGGGGCCTTACCTTGGTCTGTGCTGCCTTGACTCCATGTGACCATTCTGTCCTTGTGAAGGGCTGAAGGCAAGATCAAGCACTGCCGTGTCCAGCAGGAGGGCCAGACAGTGATGCTGGGGAACTCAGAGTTTGACAGCCTTGTTGACCTCATCAGCTACTATGAGAAGCACCCGCTATACCGCAAGATGAAGCTGCGCTACCCTATCAATGAGGAGGCACTGGAGAAGATAGGCACAGCTGTAAGGGGATTGGGGAGCATGACAGCGGGGTCAGGAGAGACCCAGAATCTAATGGTCATTGGATAATCTGGCTATACATGACACCAAGTTTTAGAGTGTTGCAGAAGCTTCCATGGAAGGGGTCTCAGACTGGGCACCAGGAAGGGATTCTGGAGGGAGTGATATCTGAGCTGCATCTGCAAGCATGAGGCTAGGCATTCAAGCAGGATACCAGTGAGCCAAGGTGCAAGTTAACCAGGTCCTGAGCTCATAGAGGGAGTAGTATACAGATGCCAGAAACTTGCTAGCAGGCTTTGCCTGGACTTTCCTAGTGGAAAAGAGTGGGCCACACAATGGGTTTGTGCAGATGCCCTCTGGGTGCTGGGATGGAGGGCAAGCTGCAGGGGAAACTAACAAGGGAAGAAGCAGGGACTAATGGTGCAGTGGGTGACCAGGACTCTGGACCCAGGTCATGGCATTGAGTTGAAAGAAGATGTCTCGAATAGGAGATAATTTAGAAAGACTTGTCATTAGGGGACATAGGCATCCAGGGACAGGCAGGAGCATTCTGGGGCTCTTGTGGACATTGGGTTCAGCTACCAAACAAAAATCATGGTTTCTGGTAACCTTTGGGGACCTAGCTACAAGCCTCTCAGGAGCCAAAGTAGAGATTTTAGAATCACGTGTGCCTCAGGACAGGATATGCAAAAAGGAGAGGCCAGGCCCCTATGCACCTCACAAGT from Ictidomys tridecemlineatus isolate mIctTri1 chromosome 5, mIctTri1.hap1, whole genome shotgun sequence includes:
- the Plcg1 gene encoding 1-phosphatidylinositol 4,5-bisphosphate phosphodiesterase gamma-1 isoform X1 translates to MAGAASPCANGCGPGAPSDAEVLHLCRSLEVGTVMTLFYSKKSQRPERKTFQVKLETRQITWSRGADKIEGAIDIREIKEIRPGKTSRDFDRYQEDPAFRPDQSHCFVILYGMEFRLKTLSLQATSEDEVNMWIKGLTWLMEDTLKAATPLQIERWLRKQFYSVDRNREDRISAKDLKNMLSQVNYRVPNMRFLRERLTDLEQRSGDITYGQFAQLYRSLMYNAQKTMDLPFLDSSTLRTGERPELCRVSLPEFQQFLLEYQGELWAVDRLQVQEFMLSFLRDPLREIEEPYFFLDEFVTFLFSKENSVWNSQLDAVSPDTMNNPLSHYWISSSHNTYLTGDQFSSESSLEAYARCLRMGCRCIELDCWDGPDGMPVIYHGHTLTTKIKFSDVLHTIKEHAFVASEYPVILSIEDHCSIAQQRNMAQYFKKVLGDTLLTKPVDITADGLPSPNQLKRKILIKHKKLAEGSAYEEVPSSVMYSENDISNSIKNGILYLEDPINHEWYPHYFVLTSSKIYYSEETSSDQGNEDEEEPKEASGSTELHSNEKWFHGKLGAGRDGRHIAERLLTEYCIETGAPDGSFLVRESETFVGDYTLSFWRNGKVQHCRIHSRQDAGTPKFFLTDNLVFDSLYDLITHYQQVPLRCNEFEMRLSEPVPQTNAHESKEWYHASLTRAQAEHMLMRVPRDGAFLVRKRSEPNSYAISFRAEGKIKHCRVQQEGQTVMLGNSEFDSLVDLISYYEKHPLYRKMKLRYPINEEALEKIGTAEPDYGALYEGRNPGFYVEANPMPTFKCAVKALFDYKAQREDELTFTKSAIIQNVEKQDGGWWRGDYGGKKQLWFPSNYVEEMVNPAALEPEREHLDENSPLGDLLRGVVDVPACQIAIRPEGKNNRLFVFSISLASVAHWSLDVAADSQEELQDWVKKIREVAQTADARLTEGKMMERRKKIALELSELVVYCRPVPFDEEKIGTERACYRDMSSFPETKAEKYVNKAKGKKFLQYNRLQLSRIYPKGQRLDSSNYDPLPMWICGSQLVALNFQTPDKPMQMNQALFMAGGHCGYVLQPSTMRDEAFDPFDKSSLRGLEPCAICIEVLGARHLPKNGRGIVCPFVEIEVAGAEYDSTKQKTEFVVDNGLNPVWPAKPFQFQISNPEFAFLRFVVYEEDMFSDQNFLAQATFPVKGLKIGYRAVPLKNNYSEDLELASLLIKIDIFPAKENGDLSPFSGTSLRERCSDASSQLFHGRPREGSFEARYQQPFEDFRISQEHLTDHFDSRERRAPRRTRINGDNRL
- the Plcg1 gene encoding 1-phosphatidylinositol 4,5-bisphosphate phosphodiesterase gamma-1 isoform X3 codes for the protein MAGAASPCANGCGPGAPSDAEVLHLCRSLEVGTVMTLFYSKKSQRPERKTFQVKLETRQITWSRGADKIEGAIDIREIKEIRPGKTSRDFDRYQEDPAFRPDQSHCFVILYGMEFRLKTLSLQATSEDEVNMWIKGLTWLMEDTLKAATPLQIERWLRKQFYSVDRNREDRISAKDLKNMLSQVNYRVPNMRFLRERLTDLEQRSGDITYGQFAQLYRSLMYNAQKTMDLPFLDSSTLRTGERPELCRVSLPEFQQFLLEYQGELWAVDRLQVQEFMLSFLRDPLREIEEPYFFLDEFVTFLFSKENSVWNSQLDAVSPDTMNNPLSHYWISSSHNTYLTGDQFSSESSLEAYARCLRMGCRCIELDCWDGPDGMPVIYHGHTLTTKIKFSDVLHTIKEHAFVASEYPVILSIEDHCSIAQQRNMAQYFKKVLGDTLLTKPVDITADGLPSPNQLKRKILIKHKKLAEGSAYEEVPSSVMYSENDISNSIKNGILYLEDPINHEWYPHYFVLTSSKIYYSEETSSDQGNEDEEEPKEASGSTELHSNEKWFHGKLGAGRDGRHIAERLLTEYCIETGAPDGSFLVRESETFVGDYTLSFWRNGKVQHCRIHSRQDAGTPKFFLTDNLVFDSLYDLITHYQQVPLRCNEFEMRLSEPVPQTNAHESKEWYHASLTRAQAEHMLMRVPRDGAFLVRKRSEPNSYAISFRAEGKIKHCRVQQEGQTVMLGNSEFDSLVDLISYYEKHPLYRKMKLRYPINEEALEKIGTAEPDYGALYEGRNPGFYVEANPMPTFKCAVKALFDYKAQREDELTFTKSAIIQNVEKQDGGWWRGDYGGKKQLWFPSNYVEEMVNPAALEPEREHLDENSPLGDLLRGVVDVPACQIAIRPEGKNNRLFVFSISLASVAHWSLDVAADSQEELQDWVKKIREVAQTADARLTEGKMMERRKKIALELSELVVYCRPVPFDEEKIGTERACYRDMSSFPETKAEKYVNKAKGKKFLQYNRLQLSRIYPKGQRLDSSNYDPLPMWICGSQLVALNFQTPDKPMQMNQALFMAGGHCGYVLQPSTMRDEAFDPFDKSSLRGLEPCAICIERQSC
- the Plcg1 gene encoding 1-phosphatidylinositol 4,5-bisphosphate phosphodiesterase gamma-1 isoform X2; the protein is MGWGILAQVSFCRKPSGGHVLCHGAKNGHSDLTLGVIISAKDLKNMLSQVNYRVPNMRFLRERLTDLEQRSGDITYGQFAQLYRSLMYNAQKTMDLPFLDSSTLRTGERPELCRVSLPEFQQFLLEYQGELWAVDRLQVQEFMLSFLRDPLREIEEPYFFLDEFVTFLFSKENSVWNSQLDAVSPDTMNNPLSHYWISSSHNTYLTGDQFSSESSLEAYARCLRMGCRCIELDCWDGPDGMPVIYHGHTLTTKIKFSDVLHTIKEHAFVASEYPVILSIEDHCSIAQQRNMAQYFKKVLGDTLLTKPVDITADGLPSPNQLKRKILIKHKKLAEGSAYEEVPSSVMYSENDISNSIKNGILYLEDPINHEWYPHYFVLTSSKIYYSEETSSDQGNEDEEEPKEASGSTELHSNEKWFHGKLGAGRDGRHIAERLLTEYCIETGAPDGSFLVRESETFVGDYTLSFWRNGKVQHCRIHSRQDAGTPKFFLTDNLVFDSLYDLITHYQQVPLRCNEFEMRLSEPVPQTNAHESKEWYHASLTRAQAEHMLMRVPRDGAFLVRKRSEPNSYAISFRAEGKIKHCRVQQEGQTVMLGNSEFDSLVDLISYYEKHPLYRKMKLRYPINEEALEKIGTAEPDYGALYEGRNPGFYVEANPMPTFKCAVKALFDYKAQREDELTFTKSAIIQNVEKQDGGWWRGDYGGKKQLWFPSNYVEEMVNPAALEPEREHLDENSPLGDLLRGVVDVPACQIAIRPEGKNNRLFVFSISLASVAHWSLDVAADSQEELQDWVKKIREVAQTADARLTEGKMMERRKKIALELSELVVYCRPVPFDEEKIGTERACYRDMSSFPETKAEKYVNKAKGKKFLQYNRLQLSRIYPKGQRLDSSNYDPLPMWICGSQLVALNFQTPDKPMQMNQALFMAGGHCGYVLQPSTMRDEAFDPFDKSSLRGLEPCAICIEVLGARHLPKNGRGIVCPFVEIEVAGAEYDSTKQKTEFVVDNGLNPVWPAKPFQFQISNPEFAFLRFVVYEEDMFSDQNFLAQATFPVKGLKIGYRAVPLKNNYSEDLELASLLIKIDIFPAKENGDLSPFSGTSLRERCSDASSQLFHGRPREGSFEARYQQPFEDFRISQEHLTDHFDSRERRAPRRTRINGDNRL